A genomic window from Lycium barbarum isolate Lr01 chromosome 4, ASM1917538v2, whole genome shotgun sequence includes:
- the LOC132637142 gene encoding uncharacterized protein LOC132637142, producing MGFVMERLIDIIHDQDTCASSLKEAIVNLLAQHSLSLSYVRGQCYDGASNMKGRINGLKMLIKQESRSDHSIHCFAHQLQLSLVAVSKKCVEVGELVLLVSSILNMLGASFKRMDEYRESQKKRVQEALDMGELETGRGLHQEFGLTRACDTRWGSHYKSFSNFILMFGSIIDVLNDIVVDSHCPDESAKAMGFLRACQTFDVAFILHLMRDILAITDELNKCLQKKRARYRKCHATCSSSKEKVAKVKGGRMGKIMRMTEHYPDDFDEFSTGVLENQLASYIIDVRDLDERFSDLKRLCDLSKRLVQTKKHSNYPFVFLLVKLSLLLPVATASVERTFSAMKFIKNDLRSRMNESYFSGCLVPYVEKDVFNRISNDVIIKTFQGMKPHRVQL from the exons ATGGGATTTGTGATGGAGCGACTTATCGACATTATTCATGATCAAGATACTTGTGCATCATCTCTAAAAGAAGCAATTGTTAATTTACTTGCTCAACATTCCTTAAGTCTTTCTTATGTACGTGGACAATGTTATGATGGGGCAAGTAATATGAAAGGTAGAATCAATGGCCTTAAAATGTTGATTAAGCAAGAAAGTAGATCGGATCATTCTATTCATTGCTTTgctcatcaacttcaactaaGTCTTGTTGCGGTTTCTAAAAAGTGTGTTGAAGTAGGGGAGCTTGTACTATTGGTTTCAAGTATTTTGAATATGTTGGGAGCCTCTTTTAAACGCATGGATGAATATCGAGAATCTCAAAAGAAAAGAGTTCAAGAGGCATTAGATATGGGTGAACTTGAAACTGGTAGAGGCTTGCATCAAGAATTTGGTCTTACTAGAGCTTGTGATACTCGTTGGGGATCCCACTACAAATCTTTTAGTAACTTTATTCTTATGTTTGGTTCAATTATTGATGTACttaatgatattgttgttgattcaCATTGTCCAGATGAAAGTGCCAAGGCAATGGGATTTCTGAGAGCATGTCAAACATTTGATGTTGCATTCATATTGCATTTGATGAGAGATATTTTAGCAATCACAGATGAGCTTAACAAATGCTTACAGAAAAAAAGAGCAAGATATCGTAAATGTCATGCTACTTGTTCAAGTAGCAAAGAAAAGGTTGCAAAagttaagggaggaagaatggg GAAAATAATGAGAATGACTGAACATTATCCTgatgactttgatgaatttagTACGGGGGTTCTTGAGAATCAACTTGCGAGTTACATTATTGATGTTCGTGATCTTGATGAAAGGTTCTCCGATCTAAAAAGACTTTGTGATCTTTCAAAAAGATTAGTTCAGACAAAGAAGCATTCAAACTACCCTTTTGTATTCCTCTTAGTGAAACTTTCCTTGCTCTTGCCAGTTGCCACTGCATCCGTTGAAAGAACTTTTTCGGCAATGAAGTTTATCAAGAATGACTTGCGGAGTCGAATGAATGAGAGTTATTTTAGTGGTTGCTTGGTGCCTTATGTAGAAAAAGATGTGTTTAATAGGAtctctaatgatgttattataaaAACATTTCAAGGAATGAAACCTCATCGTGTACAGTTGTAA